The following DNA comes from Streptomyces pristinaespiralis.
GCGCTGCCGGAGATCCGCCGGGCGGCGGGCGCGTCGGTGTACGCGCACTGACCGAGGCGGACGGCGGTCGCTTACCGGCAGGACGCGGGAAGCGACCGCCGGGCGCAGGCCGGTGCCGGGACCGGTGCGGCGCCCGGCGCTGCCGCCTGCCTCAGCCCTCCAGCCAATCGCCGGCGAGCACGTCCCGTATGCCGTCGAGCGCCTCCGCCGTGCGGCCGCGGGCATGGATCCAGGAGCCCGCGTCGTCGCGGAGCAGCACGTCGCGGTACAGGAACCAGCGGATGCACGGATCCTCTGCCGGATACAGGGGGAACGGCAGCCTGGTGGCGTCCCGTTCCAGCCGCTCGAGGACCTCGTCGTCCGGGGCGTCCAGGTAGTCGACCGGCCCGGTCGGTGCTTGCGCGGCCTCGGACAGCACGATCTCCAGGAAGGCCAGCGAGGTCCGCTCCAGCCAGCCCTCCCACCGCTCGGCGTTCTTGTCGGCCAGGTCGGGGCGCACGAGCACCGGCGGATCGTCGAGTGCGAGGTCCCTGAGCAGAATGCCCCAGCGTGCCGCGCCCTGGTTCTCGTCGCGGAAGACGAGCGCCTCCCCCGCCTCGTCGACGTACAACTCGGCCAGGGCACGCAGCGTGTCGTGGTTCGACGTCAGGTCCTCGCGCCCGCCGAGCAGCGTGTACGCCTCACGCAGGGCGGGCGGCAGCCGCAGGCCAAGACGCTCCTCGGCCGCCGCGACCTCGGCCTCGGGACATCCGCCGGTGTCGAGCGGAGCGGCCGTCCAGTGCTCCGCGAATCCGCGGACGAAGTCCCAGGCCGCGTGCCGGTCCTCTGCACCGGCCGCCAACGACCGGACCAGGTCGAACTCGTGTGTCATGGCGGCGACCATACCGGCGGCCTCCGACAGCGGCGGCAGGAGCCGGCGGACCGGCTCCCCGGCCCGAACAGGCCGTCCTCGTCGAGGTGTCACGGCGCGCATCGCGTCACCGCGCCGCAGCGGTTCAGCCGGTGACGCGCGCCCGGCGCGAAACCGCCGCCCGGAGGATGCGGCGGCCCTCCGTCGACACCTCGAGCGCATGGCGCAGGCCGTTGCCGCCGGGCGGCTCCGCGAGGATCTCCAGCACCTGGGCCTGGCGCCGCAACTCCCCCTCGACCAGCGGTCCGACGCCGTCCGTGCCGCCCTCGCGACAGCGCTCGACGGTCTCGGCCGCGCAGTCGCCCATGTCGAACCGCCGGTGCACCTCGAGCGCGGTGGCCGAGCAGCCGTCCGCCCACTCGCGCAGGGACGGCACGGCCCAGTCCGAGGGGGCCGCGCCGAGCATCCCCCGTACGAGGGCGGCGTCCTCGTCACCCGGCGGCATGCCCTCCATGGCCTGGCGCGCCGCAGTGAGGGCGCCGGCCCACTCCTCCTCGCCGCCGGCCAGCCCCGCCCAGAGCGGACGCAGCATGTCGTCCTCCGGTGCGAGCAGCGGCAGACAGCGGTCGAGGCACGCGAGCCCGCTCGCGGCCAGGCCACGCTCATCCGCCTGTGCGATGAGTTCCGTCAGGCTCTTGGAGGTCATGCGGGACGCCTTCCGTCGCGGACGAAGTACTAGCCCTTCTACTTGTCCCTACTGCGTCCGTTGGCGTGATTACGTCACTCCGTGGCCAGAACGTTACCGTCGGCTCGCCCCGTAGGCACACATCCACGTCACACCTCTGTTACTTTCCCTCCACAGGAACAGGGCCCGCCCGCACGGCTGTTGGCCCGGCCTCGCGGACCGCGGTGTGAGCCCGCACGCCCCCGGGCGGACTCACACCGCGACCGTCCGCCCCGCCCCCTTCGACGCGTTGGTGTGCTGCATGTGCGTCAGCCTGCGGACGAAGAGGACGGCGAGCACCGCGGCGACGATCTGCAGGCCGTTGCCGACCAGGAGCCGGTCAACGGCGCTGATGATCTGCTCCGGGGTTCCGGCGTCGTCGTAGGCCCGGTCCGCGTAGCGCGTGAACACGGTGGCCACCACGAACCCGACCCACCACACGTTCACCAGCGTGTGAGGCTCGTGCCTGTCCGGCGCGAAGGGATCCGTGCGGCTCGCCCTCCACACCTCGACCGCGATCCCGCGCGGGATCCACAGGCCCGCGACCGGAACGAACCAGCCGCCGATCGCCCAGCCACGGCCGCGTTCGAGCGTGCCCGGCGCGAAGACGTCGGCATTCGACCGCACCCGGTGGAACCACACGATGAAGACCACCACCGTCGCCACGTAGAGGGCCACCTGAAAGACGGAGGTGATCAACAACAGCCGGTCGGCCAGCTCCGCGTCCTCCTCGGAGTAACCGACGGCGGCGAGCTCCATCAGGCGCCGGAGGTTGAGCGCGGCCACGGCGGCGGCGATCTCGCCGACGGCGACGAGCAGGAGCAGCACGGACACCGCGTGCCCCAACCCCACCGGCGACCGCAGTACCGACAGTGGCCCCGGCGCCACCGGCGCCTGCACGACGGGGCGCAGCCCCGGGGCGGGCGGGGCCTGCGGAGCCCGCACCCGCGTGTCCGCCGCGGCCGGCGGCGAGGCGGCCGGGTCCGAGGCGGCCTGCTGCGACGCCCCCACCGCGGCCGGGTGCGAGCACGCCGGCGCGGACGGGTCAGCCGCCGGCAGGCACCGCGCGCAGATGTCTTCGCCCGCCGCGACCGTGTTCTCACGGCATCCGGAACAGAGCATGACTGAGTGACCCCCCACAGAAGAACGAATGAGAGAGACGCCCCTCCCCAGGAGACGTCGCGACGGCACACGGCCGCCAACGAACGGCGGCCGCCCGCGGAACATATGTCCGCGAGACGGCCGCCGTCCAGGTGTTCGCGCTGGTCAGCTCAGCTTCTGTGCCAGCGACTCGAAGGACTGCCAGCTCAGTGACGGCTGCCGCGGGTCCCACAGCTTCTGGGCCGTCGCCTGGAGCGGTCGGCGGATGCCGGCCGCGACCTGGTCCTGGGTCTGCGAGTTGGCCAGATCGCACCAGACCGCGAACCGGCCGCCCAGGATCTGGTCCGAGTACTTCTCCGGCACGGGCTCCGTGCCGCGCAGCACCAGCGGCGTCCACTGCTCGTAGATGCGCCGGCCCGTCGGGTAGGTGAACTGGTTGGGCTCGCCGAGCACGTAGTAGAGGAACTCGTCGTTGAGGTTCACCACGCGGCGGCCCTCCGCCAGGTACTCCTGCGGCGGGCGGGCCCCGATCTCCTTGCCCGTCCAGTACTCGACCTCGATGCCCTTGTCGGCGGTGACCACCCCGCCGCTGAAGAAGCCGTCGTTCCACGCCTTGGGGATCTTCTTCGCCTCGCGTACCACCGCGGCGCGGTCGTTCAGCCAGCCCTCCGCGAGGTCCTCGATGGTGGCGCCCTCGCCGTACTTCTGGCGGGCGGCCTGCGCGAGCTGCGGGTAGGAGGCCTGCGGGTTGCTCACCGTGAGGGCCTGGTACTCGTCGGCCCCGACGTGGAACCACGCGCCGGGGAAGAGCGCCGTGTACTCACGCAGCAGGTCGTCGACGATGCGGGCCGATTCGGGCTTGGAGATGTCGATGGCTCCCTGCCGGGGCACACCCTGCGTGTTCCGCAGCTGGAGCTGCGGGTGCGCCCGCATCACCGCGCCCAGGTGTCCCGGGGAGTCGATCTCGCCGACGACGGTGATGTGCAGCCGCTCGGCGAGCGCCAGGATCCGGCGTACCTCGTCCTTGGTGAGGTGCTGCTCGGAGACGACCTCGGGGTGCGAGTCCGACTCGATGCGGAAGGCCTGGTCGTCGGAGAAGTGCAGTCCGAGCTGGTTGAGCTTGAGGTCGGCCATCTCACGCAGCCGGTCCTCGATCCACCCGGCACTGAAGTGCTTGCGCGCGATGTCGAGGTTCAGTCCCCGCTGGGGGCGGTCGGGCCGGTCGCGTACGACGCCCTCCGGCATCGAGCCGCCGGAGCGCACGGACTGCTTCAGCGTCCGGGTGCCGTAGAAGACGCCGGCCTCGTCCGGCCCGGTTATCCGGACCTTCCCGCCGCTGGTGGTCAGCGTGTACGACTCGGCGGCGCCGTTGCCCGCGAGCGCCAGCTCGACGTCGCCCGGGCCGGCGGCGACGGTGCCCCGGTAGGAGAGCTTCAGCTCCTGGGCAAGCAGCCGGCCCTCGTCGGAGAGCTCCTCGCTGCCCTTCGCGACGACGACCCCGCTGTCGGCGGTCCTGCTCCAGCCCGGGCCGCGGGCGGCCTGATGGCCGCGCACGGAGGGAATCGTGGCCGGTGCTTCGGAGAGCGCGTAGCTGCGGGTGGGCGTCGGGCTGGGGGCAGCCGCCCCGGACGTCGTTCCCACCTGGTCGGGCGGTGCGCTGCCGGACCCGCCGGCGCCGTCGTCGGAACAGCCCGCGAGCGTCATCGAGAAGACGGCGGCGGAAGCCGCCGACACACCGGCGAGCCGGGTCCTGTGAGAGAGCCACATCGCTCTGATACCTCCCATAAGTGGCGAAACCCCGTAGAAGCACCCCCTCCTGCATGCATTACTTACGGCCAAACTCTCCCGTCCGGGTGAAATTCGCGCATTCGTCGGACACCTTCGCGTCCATATCGATAGCGTTACGACACACCCTTCTCTCCTTTCCCTGCCGCCCCGCTGTTCCGTTCGAGGAGTCCCCGCTGTCCAGCGATGTCCCCGCCGGCCTCCCGAAGCGACCGCCGACACTCCACCACAACCGGGGCGCGGGCGCCCCTTCTGCCATACCGTCCCAGCGTCGCGCGGACGCGGGGCTCGAGCACTTCAACAGCGCCCCGGCCGACGAGGCGGAAGCCGTCGTCCTCGCCTGCTGCGGCAGCCGCCGATGGGCCCTGCGCGTGGCAGCACACCGCCCCTACCCCGACCTCGAGTCCCTCCTCGCCGCCTGCGACGAGGCCGGATACGACCTCACGCCCGCCGATGTGCACGAGGCCCTGGCCGGCGAGTCGTCCACCGGACTGCCGCCGAGCGCCCCGCAGGCCGCCCACACCGCCCTCGCCGCCGCGCACGCCGCCTACGAGAGCAGATTCGGACATGCGTTCGTCATCTGCCTCGACGGATACCGGCCCGACGAGTACCTCGATCAGGTACTGGCCGGTATCCGGAGCAGACTGTCCCACGAACCGGACGAGGAGCGCGCCATCTCCGCGGAGGAACTGCGCGCCCTGGCCCGCTCCCGACTGGCACATGTAGTGGCCAACCATCCGGAAAGCGACGTCGCGGGGGCCTCGGAGGAGTCCGTCGCTTAGTCCGTACGAGGCTGTTTGATTGCCTGTTTGATCACACCGGTGGCCCCCGGGCGAACGAACCGACAACACGTCGCTACGATGGCCGGGGCCGGTGGACCGTACCCGGCCGGGCCAGACCGACACCCACAAGCCGGCATGGCCCCAATCCCCGCTCCCGGAGGGTTCTTCCGTGCCGGCTGGAACGCTGTACCGCGGCCGGGAAGGAATGTGGTCCTGGGTGGCTCATCGAGTCACCGGCGTCCTCATCTTCTTCTTCCTGTTCGTACACGTGCTGGACACCGCTCTCGTCCGCGTCTCCCCCGAGGCGTACGACGAGGTTGTCGCCACCTACAAGACGCCGATCGTCGCGCTCCTCGAATACGGCCTTGTCGCCGCGATTCTCTTCCACGCGCTCAACGGCCTGCGTGTCATCGCCGTGGACTTCTGGTCCAAGGGCCCGCGCTACCAGAAGCAGATGCTCTGGTCGGTCATGGCCATCTGGTTCGTGCTGATGGTGGGCGCCCTTTACCCCGTGCTCGGCCACGCCGTCCGCGAAGTCTTCGGGAGCTGAGGCCAGAAATGTCCGCTGACACCACTTCCGCCGTCGGTCCCGTCGAGGGCGCGCACCTCTACGACGTGG
Coding sequences within:
- a CDS encoding nucleoside/nucleotide kinase family protein; amino-acid sequence: MTHEFDLVRSLAAGAEDRHAAWDFVRGFAEHWTAAPLDTGGCPEAEVAAAEERLGLRLPPALREAYTLLGGREDLTSNHDTLRALAELYVDEAGEALVFRDENQGAARWGILLRDLALDDPPVLVRPDLADKNAERWEGWLERTSLAFLEIVLSEAAQAPTGPVDYLDAPDDEVLERLERDATRLPFPLYPAEDPCIRWFLYRDVLLRDDAGSWIHARGRTAEALDGIRDVLAGDWLEG
- a CDS encoding DUF4328 domain-containing protein; the protein is MSVLLLLVAVGEIAAAVAALNLRRLMELAAVGYSEEDAELADRLLLITSVFQVALYVATVVVFIVWFHRVRSNADVFAPGTLERGRGWAIGGWFVPVAGLWIPRGIAVEVWRASRTDPFAPDRHEPHTLVNVWWVGFVVATVFTRYADRAYDDAGTPEQIISAVDRLLVGNGLQIVAAVLAVLFVRRLTHMQHTNASKGAGRTVAV
- a CDS encoding beta-N-acetylhexosaminidase — its product is MWLSHRTRLAGVSAASAAVFSMTLAGCSDDGAGGSGSAPPDQVGTTSGAAAPSPTPTRSYALSEAPATIPSVRGHQAARGPGWSRTADSGVVVAKGSEELSDEGRLLAQELKLSYRGTVAAGPGDVELALAGNGAAESYTLTTSGGKVRITGPDEAGVFYGTRTLKQSVRSGGSMPEGVVRDRPDRPQRGLNLDIARKHFSAGWIEDRLREMADLKLNQLGLHFSDDQAFRIESDSHPEVVSEQHLTKDEVRRILALAERLHITVVGEIDSPGHLGAVMRAHPQLQLRNTQGVPRQGAIDISKPESARIVDDLLREYTALFPGAWFHVGADEYQALTVSNPQASYPQLAQAARQKYGEGATIEDLAEGWLNDRAAVVREAKKIPKAWNDGFFSGGVVTADKGIEVEYWTGKEIGARPPQEYLAEGRRVVNLNDEFLYYVLGEPNQFTYPTGRRIYEQWTPLVLRGTEPVPEKYSDQILGGRFAVWCDLANSQTQDQVAAGIRRPLQATAQKLWDPRQPSLSWQSFESLAQKLS
- a CDS encoding 2-oxo-4-hydroxy-4-carboxy-5-ureidoimidazoline decarboxylase, with protein sequence MSSDVPAGLPKRPPTLHHNRGAGAPSAIPSQRRADAGLEHFNSAPADEAEAVVLACCGSRRWALRVAAHRPYPDLESLLAACDEAGYDLTPADVHEALAGESSTGLPPSAPQAAHTALAAAHAAYESRFGHAFVICLDGYRPDEYLDQVLAGIRSRLSHEPDEERAISAEELRALARSRLAHVVANHPESDVAGASEESVA
- the sdhC gene encoding succinate dehydrogenase, cytochrome b556 subunit → MPAGTLYRGREGMWSWVAHRVTGVLIFFFLFVHVLDTALVRVSPEAYDEVVATYKTPIVALLEYGLVAAILFHALNGLRVIAVDFWSKGPRYQKQMLWSVMAIWFVLMVGALYPVLGHAVREVFGS